The following are encoded together in the candidate division WOR-3 bacterium genome:
- a CDS encoding OmpA family protein has protein sequence MKSKFSVVLLVAVAFLIPIASLNARVSLDGSGGWFRIPSAYNLGKGTFTIGSRFMLNYYSFEDSFPTTLVYYDTTWTGPVYTVDTTVRDTIVKTGDALMCVTIPFGMSYAITDFDEFGLTWVFYYDRFIAQHIHIRPDNPGIIESDSLGTFQYFGRNSIVSSSIGDLSLFYKRTIPINEKFTMGGLIQIIFPTGPEREDTFTRRTTPDTIRVSEDDITWNGGIFRTFRQGFGGGVSIIGTFKPIPESPFSFGGVLGYNYLGYNEYQTINVGIGASFKGKYFEPFVEATGTFVLSPDSIASPLRLTPGIRFTSLPGLYLDIAYDFRLTSNDKYNVESYAFSPEWLASVGFGWSYDFIPERPKLAWIAGTVTDSRTMTGIQNAQVTFTDTTVDEFVFPGLATDEFGSWYVSEIPAPRYFEVNVNAEGYSSANPRPVFVYPEDSLTDIDFVLDKEQGMISGIVYEIKSDATTSPIAASINISGDTTLTIDTDENGKFEITLLPGTYTFEAFLTGYIPSRKGFDLASDQVLVTEFNLLKEKAELVFHNINFEVNKADLLPESYTVLNQVARLLKENPDVRIEIQGHTDSDGSNSHNQTLSEARANSVRNYLINTQGISPDKLTAVGYGETRLMITPERSREDKRMNRRVEFHVIEN, from the coding sequence ATGAAGAGCAAATTTTCGGTTGTTTTGCTCGTCGCGGTGGCTTTTCTGATACCAATTGCTTCTCTGAACGCCAGAGTTAGCCTCGACGGATCCGGGGGCTGGTTTAGAATACCTTCCGCCTACAATCTCGGAAAAGGTACTTTCACGATAGGTTCGAGGTTTATGCTCAACTACTATTCTTTTGAAGATTCTTTTCCGACCACGCTGGTCTATTACGACACAACTTGGACAGGCCCCGTTTATACGGTCGACACTACCGTCAGGGACACCATAGTCAAAACTGGAGACGCTTTGATGTGCGTCACAATCCCTTTTGGAATGTCCTATGCGATAACGGACTTTGATGAATTCGGCCTGACCTGGGTATTTTATTACGACCGTTTCATAGCCCAGCACATTCACATAAGACCTGACAACCCAGGGATAATAGAGAGTGATTCTCTCGGAACTTTTCAATATTTCGGCAGAAACAGCATAGTGAGTTCATCCATAGGAGACTTGTCCCTTTTCTACAAAAGGACCATTCCAATAAACGAAAAATTCACTATGGGCGGTCTCATTCAGATAATATTCCCCACGGGTCCAGAAAGAGAAGATACTTTTACGCGAAGGACCACTCCAGACACAATCAGAGTCAGCGAAGACGACATAACTTGGAACGGCGGGATATTCAGGACTTTCAGGCAGGGTTTTGGCGGAGGAGTCAGCATTATAGGAACCTTCAAGCCCATTCCGGAATCTCCTTTTTCCTTCGGAGGAGTGCTTGGATACAATTACCTGGGTTACAATGAATACCAGACCATAAACGTCGGAATCGGCGCTTCTTTCAAGGGAAAATATTTCGAACCTTTCGTCGAAGCGACGGGAACTTTTGTCCTTTCCCCAGACAGCATAGCGAGTCCGTTGAGGCTTACTCCCGGAATCAGATTCACGTCTCTCCCGGGTCTCTACCTCGATATAGCGTATGATTTCAGGCTTACATCGAACGACAAATACAACGTCGAAAGTTACGCTTTCAGCCCTGAATGGCTCGCATCCGTTGGATTCGGTTGGTCTTACGATTTTATCCCGGAACGCCCGAAACTCGCATGGATAGCCGGCACGGTGACCGACTCGAGGACGATGACCGGAATTCAAAACGCTCAAGTCACTTTCACCGACACAACTGTAGACGAATTCGTATTCCCCGGTTTAGCGACAGACGAGTTTGGTTCATGGTATGTCTCAGAAATACCTGCGCCGAGGTATTTTGAAGTCAACGTAAACGCAGAAGGCTATTCCTCGGCGAATCCTAGACCTGTTTTTGTATATCCCGAAGACTCGTTGACGGACATAGATTTCGTCCTTGACAAAGAACAGGGAATGATAAGCGGTATAGTCTACGAAATTAAATCCGACGCAACGACCTCGCCTATAGCCGCCTCCATAAACATTTCAGGAGACACTACACTCACGATAGACACTGACGAAAATGGTAAATTCGAAATAACTCTTCTTCCGGGCACATACACCTTTGAAGCGTTTTTGACCGGATACATACCTTCGAGAAAAGGCTTCGACCTCGCAAGCGACCAGGTTTTGGTGACAGAGTTCAACCTTCTCAAAGAGAAAGCCGAACTCGTTTTCCACAACATCAATTTCGAGGTCAACAAAGCTGACTTGCTTCCCGAGTCCTATACTGTCCTAAATCAGGTCGCCAGACTTCTCAAAGAGAACCCTGATGTCCGGATAGAAATTCAAGGACACACGGACAGCGACGGAAGCAACTCTCACAATCAGACGCTTTCAGAAGCAAGGGCTAATTCTGTTCGCAACTACCTCATAAACACCCAAGGTATATCTCCCGACAAACTAACCGCGGTTGGTTACGGTGAGACAAGACTTATGATAACGCCTGAAAGGTCAAGAGAAGACAAGAGGATGAACAGAAGAGTTGAATTTCACGTCATTGAAAACTAA
- a CDS encoding Hsp20/alpha crystallin family protein, with protein sequence MYKYRTHEETPFMDVVVKKTTVVVTAEVPGLKSDDILIRLEKNKLTIISKTPPAHTVEGKYILMERCHNPFNRTIVLPLVIDPDSIKTNLSGGILTIYLSILKEIDSARTIQLL encoded by the coding sequence GTGTATAAATACAGAACCCATGAAGAAACTCCTTTTATGGATGTAGTTGTAAAAAAAACGACTGTCGTAGTCACCGCAGAAGTGCCGGGTCTGAAATCGGACGATATACTCATTCGTCTGGAAAAAAACAAGTTGACCATAATTTCGAAAACACCGCCGGCCCATACAGTCGAAGGAAAATATATCCTTATGGAAAGATGCCACAATCCTTTTAACAGAACAATAGTGCTGCCGCTGGTAATCGACCCTGACTCCATCAAAACCAACCTTTCAGGCGGCATTTTAACCATTTATCTATCGATTTTGAAGGAGATAGATTCTGCAAGAACAATCCAATTACTCTGA
- a CDS encoding phosphoribosylformylglycinamidine cyclo-ligase → MKYEDAGVNIGKAGKALEKIKNVVKSTFDERVVQDIGNFGALFSNGERGYLVSSADGVGTKLKVAFATGEHSTVGQDLVNHCVNDIFVLGAIPMFFLDYIATGSLDEQTYESLIGGLAKACRENSCSLIGGETAEMPGFYSEGEYDIAGFIVGEVAKEDVLGSHLIKQSDVIYGIESSGLHTNGYSLARKILKENNIDFSSYSEDLKASWGEALLKVHRSYLSVLKQAVKEKKIVSALAHITGGGIKGNLERSIPKNLDAKIQINWTIPPIFKILQKLGGVPLSEMFLAFNMGIGMICSVPQEKTSEFERYLMGKNENIHRVGLFEEGTGKVTIEGIE, encoded by the coding sequence ATGAAATACGAAGACGCTGGTGTAAACATTGGGAAAGCCGGTAAAGCTCTCGAGAAAATAAAAAACGTCGTCAAAAGCACTTTTGACGAAAGAGTTGTCCAGGACATAGGAAACTTCGGTGCGCTTTTCTCGAATGGCGAAAGGGGTTATCTCGTTTCGTCAGCCGACGGCGTCGGGACCAAACTAAAAGTCGCTTTCGCGACCGGTGAACACTCGACAGTAGGTCAGGATCTGGTCAACCACTGCGTGAACGATATATTCGTCCTCGGAGCAATCCCCATGTTCTTTTTGGACTACATAGCGACAGGAAGTTTAGACGAACAGACCTACGAAAGCTTGATCGGGGGGCTGGCAAAAGCCTGCAGGGAAAATTCATGCTCTCTAATTGGCGGAGAAACCGCGGAGATGCCGGGTTTTTACTCCGAGGGGGAATATGACATCGCTGGATTCATTGTTGGAGAGGTGGCAAAAGAAGACGTCCTGGGTTCACATTTGATAAAACAAAGCGATGTGATCTACGGAATAGAATCTTCGGGACTGCACACTAACGGCTATTCTTTGGCCAGAAAGATTTTAAAAGAAAACAACATCGACTTTTCCTCTTACAGCGAGGATTTAAAAGCGAGCTGGGGTGAAGCTCTGCTGAAGGTCCACAGATCATACCTTTCTGTCCTCAAACAGGCTGTCAAAGAAAAGAAAATCGTTTCAGCCCTGGCGCACATCACAGGCGGCGGTATAAAGGGAAATCTGGAAAGGTCCATTCCGAAAAATCTCGACGCAAAAATCCAGATAAACTGGACCATACCTCCCATATTTAAAATCCTCCAAAAACTTGGGGGAGTACCCCTTTCAGAGATGTTTCTCGCCTTCAATATGGGAATAGGCATGATTTGTTCTGTTCCGCAGGAAAAGACATCTGAATTTGAAAGATACCTTATGGGGAAAAACGAAAATATTCACAGAGTAGGTCTCTTCGAGGAAGGCACGGGAAAAGTAACAATTGAAGGAATCGAATAA
- a CDS encoding anion permease codes for MPFPTYAGVLLWQVFYVVSIVLARKRNNNYFLLVSGSGLLALSLFCRISQVNEMFFSSFVFLNIYVFFIFLEKHKALASWFAVASLFSFRLLDLDSAFGFAFQNGEILYRGVNWNIVGIFTGTMILADLFMKSRAPEFISEKITKKASTAGFALVLVSAFSGAISIFCENVAALLIVAPVAFSIAEKLKVSPLPFLVSSAVFSNLEGASTLIGDPPSIILAVNTGMNFNDFFFKLGRPGIFFAVQLGALAGLSFLYFKFKNLKQPLEKVEETKVLSWVPAFLLIFLTLGLVFLSVLKLGFDFTGGILCMILASSGLFFWKLKQRKTNTLRRILREFDFETVFLLMGIFILVSGLSKAGVIETVAAFIGDKTRGNFTLTFVFFALSSMLFSAFIDNVPFVSAMIPICISMSSHIGFDQIQSLSLAFAVTLGASIGGNITPVGASSNIVAVGLLRKRGYKVPFLDFVKIGLPFTLFSTLASVAFIYLFWR; via the coding sequence ATGCCTTTTCCAACATACGCCGGCGTTTTGTTGTGGCAGGTCTTTTATGTTGTCTCGATAGTCTTAGCGCGGAAAAGAAATAACAATTATTTCCTCCTTGTATCAGGCTCAGGGCTGTTGGCGCTTTCTCTTTTCTGCAGAATTTCACAAGTCAACGAAATGTTTTTTTCTTCTTTCGTCTTTCTCAACATTTACGTATTTTTCATTTTTCTTGAAAAACACAAAGCCCTCGCTTCGTGGTTCGCCGTCGCTTCTTTATTTTCATTCCGGCTCCTGGATCTGGACTCAGCCTTCGGCTTCGCCTTTCAAAACGGCGAAATCCTCTACCGAGGGGTCAACTGGAATATAGTGGGAATTTTCACGGGCACAATGATTCTCGCTGACCTTTTCATGAAATCCCGGGCTCCGGAATTCATATCCGAAAAAATCACAAAAAAAGCCTCTACCGCGGGTTTCGCGTTGGTCCTCGTATCGGCGTTTTCCGGTGCTATATCGATATTTTGCGAGAATGTAGCCGCCCTGCTGATTGTCGCTCCTGTCGCTTTCAGCATAGCGGAAAAACTAAAAGTATCCCCTTTGCCTTTTCTCGTCTCCTCGGCAGTTTTTTCAAACCTTGAAGGAGCTTCTACTCTGATCGGAGATCCTCCCAGCATAATTCTAGCGGTCAATACAGGCATGAATTTCAACGATTTCTTTTTCAAACTCGGAAGACCCGGGATTTTTTTCGCGGTTCAATTAGGCGCTTTAGCTGGGCTAAGCTTTCTTTATTTCAAGTTCAAAAACCTCAAACAGCCCTTGGAAAAGGTTGAAGAAACTAAAGTCCTCTCCTGGGTTCCTGCTTTTCTTTTGATCTTCCTCACGTTGGGGCTGGTTTTTCTATCCGTGCTTAAGCTCGGTTTTGATTTCACGGGAGGAATTCTGTGCATGATACTCGCTTCGTCTGGACTGTTTTTTTGGAAATTGAAACAGAGAAAGACAAATACTTTGAGAAGAATTCTCAGAGAATTCGATTTCGAAACCGTTTTCCTTCTGATGGGTATTTTTATTCTCGTGTCTGGATTGAGTAAGGCCGGAGTCATCGAAACCGTAGCCGCTTTTATAGGAGACAAAACGAGGGGTAATTTTACCTTGACTTTCGTCTTTTTTGCGCTCTCGAGCATGCTTTTTTCGGCTTTCATTGACAACGTCCCTTTCGTTTCCGCTATGATTCCTATTTGTATTTCAATGTCTTCGCATATAGGTTTTGATCAAATTCAATCCCTTTCCCTCGCTTTCGCGGTCACACTCGGAGCTTCCATCGGAGGAAACATAACGCCTGTTGGAGCTTCTTCGAACATTGTCGCTGTCGGTCTGCTGAGAAAAAGAGGATACAAAGTGCCGTTTTTAGATTTCGTCAAAATAGGACTGCCTTTTACACTTTTTTCGACTTTGGCATCGGTCGCTTTTATTTATCTTTTTTGGCGTTGA